The Bacteroidota bacterium genome window below encodes:
- a CDS encoding YqgE/AlgH family protein yields the protein MIHQPAKGKLLLAEPFMQDPNFKRSVVLLCEHNAEGTVGFIINKKTELSLNDVVVDFPDFDAPVYFGGPVQPNTLQFIHRGKPIENSIEIAAGIYWGGSFEELKTLMSVSAIKAEDFIFLVGYCGWDEGQLGFEQKENSWVVADANEEIVFTENPDSMWADVMKKLGKKYAVMASFPEDPSLN from the coding sequence ATGATTCACCAACCCGCTAAAGGAAAACTTCTTCTCGCCGAACCATTCATGCAGGACCCCAACTTCAAACGTTCTGTTGTTTTGCTCTGCGAACACAATGCAGAAGGAACCGTTGGGTTTATTATAAATAAAAAAACAGAATTATCTTTGAACGATGTTGTAGTTGATTTCCCTGACTTCGATGCCCCCGTTTACTTCGGCGGACCCGTGCAGCCGAATACGTTACAGTTCATTCACAGAGGTAAACCGATTGAAAACAGTATAGAAATCGCCGCTGGTATTTACTGGGGCGGAAGCTTTGAAGAACTGAAAACTTTAATGAGTGTAAGCGCAATTAAAGCAGAGGATTTTATTTTTCTTGTCGGCTACTGCGGATGGGATGAAGGGCAGCTGGGATTTGAGCAGAAGGAAAACTCATGGGTAGTTGCCGATGCGAATGAAGAAATTGTCTTTACTGAAAATCCTGATTCAATGTGGGCTGATGTGATGAAGAAGCTCGGGAAAAAATATGCAGTGATGGCAAGCTTCCCCGAAGATCCAAGTTTAAATTAA
- a CDS encoding NADP-dependent isocitrate dehydrogenase → MSGNTPITVAYGDGIGPEIMQATLDIIIAAGAKLDIEVIEIGEKVYLAGNATGIEQSSWDSLRRTKVFLKAPITTPQGGGYKSLNVATRKTLGLYANIRPCVSYHPYVSTKHPVMDVVIVRENEEDLYAGIEHRQTNDVYQCLKLISRPGCEKIIRYAFEYAKANNRKKVTCFMKDNIMKMTDGLFHKVFDEIAAEYPDIINENWIIDIGAAKMATSPEDFDVIVMENLYGDILSDVAAQMTGSVGLAGSANIGDNFAMFEAIHGSAPRRAGQNLANPTGLLLGAVLMLNHIGQSDVATNVHNAWLKTMEDGVHTYDIFKEGISKEKVGTKEFAQAVISRVGQKPSILKAVNYNNIDRKDIVSKKYVAKKQRKDLVGVDVFFDWTAGKADDLGAMLSKITAGGLKLQIISNRGVTVWPNASGDIFCSDHWRGRYFSENKGEIIKNSDIIALLDKLHEGGFDFIKTENLYNFDGEAGYSS, encoded by the coding sequence ATGTCTGGAAACACACCAATAACAGTTGCATATGGAGACGGAATCGGACCGGAAATTATGCAGGCAACACTTGATATTATCATTGCCGCAGGCGCAAAGCTTGATATAGAAGTTATCGAAATCGGAGAGAAAGTTTACCTTGCAGGAAATGCAACAGGTATTGAGCAAAGCTCATGGGACTCTTTAAGAAGAACAAAAGTTTTTCTTAAAGCTCCAATCACCACTCCGCAGGGCGGCGGATATAAAAGTTTAAACGTAGCAACAAGAAAAACTCTCGGTCTTTATGCAAATATAAGACCATGTGTAAGCTACCATCCTTACGTTTCTACAAAGCATCCTGTGATGGATGTTGTTATCGTGAGAGAGAATGAAGAAGACCTTTACGCAGGTATTGAGCACAGACAGACTAACGATGTTTATCAGTGTTTGAAATTAATTTCACGTCCCGGCTGCGAAAAAATTATCAGATATGCTTTTGAGTATGCCAAAGCAAACAACAGAAAAAAAGTTACATGCTTCATGAAGGATAACATCATGAAAATGACTGACGGATTATTCCATAAAGTGTTTGATGAGATTGCTGCAGAGTATCCTGATATCATAAATGAAAACTGGATTATCGATATCGGCGCTGCAAAGATGGCAACATCACCTGAAGATTTTGATGTTATAGTTATGGAAAATTTATACGGCGATATTTTATCTGACGTTGCTGCTCAGATGACAGGTTCGGTAGGTCTTGCAGGCTCTGCAAATATCGGCGATAACTTTGCAATGTTCGAAGCTATTCACGGCTCAGCTCCGAGAAGAGCAGGACAAAACCTTGCAAATCCAACAGGTCTTCTTTTAGGCGCAGTACTTATGCTAAATCATATAGGACAGTCAGACGTTGCAACTAACGTTCACAATGCATGGCTTAAAACAATGGAAGACGGCGTTCATACCTATGATATTTTTAAAGAAGGAATCAGCAAGGAGAAAGTCGGCACGAAAGAATTTGCGCAGGCAGTTATTTCAAGAGTCGGGCAGAAGCCTTCTATTTTGAAAGCTGTTAACTATAATAACATCGATAGAAAAGATATAGTATCAAAAAAATATGTTGCGAAGAAACAAAGGAAAGATTTAGTCGGCGTCGATGTATTCTTTGACTGGACTGCAGGCAAGGCAGATGACCTTGGCGCAATGCTGAGCAAAATTACTGCAGGCGGATTAAAGCTACAGATAATAAGCAACAGAGGTGTAACCGTTTGGCCGAATGCATCAGGCGATATTTTCTGTTCGGACCACTGGAGAGGAAGATATTTCTCTGAGAATAAAGGAGAGATAATTAAAAACTCCGATATCATTGCATTGCTTGATAAACTTCACGAAGGCGGATTTGATTTCATTAAAACTGAAAATCTGTACAACTTCGACGGAGAAGCAGGTTATTCTTCTTAA
- a CDS encoding polyprenyl synthetase family protein — MNLKDISIPITEELEYFQEQFSKVLKSNVALIDLITKYLLKQKGKKIRPILVILSAKLVGNVNERTYVAANLVELLHTATLIHDDVVDEAKTRRGIASINAVWKNKAAVLIGDYLLSSGLLIAVEAKEHTFLQYTSEAVKSMSEGELLQIQKARNFDATEETYFKVIKDKTASLLKSCCKMGALSATSNEEHVERLGVFGENLGIAFQLQDDYLDYAGRKKLLGKSVGNDLKEKKFTLPLIISLNNAPKKKSAEIMKLIKSDSKKKFDIVHDFVYEFGGMEYTQNKIKEYSLKAKEAICIFKETETKKSLLKLVDFLEIREH, encoded by the coding sequence ATGAATTTAAAAGACATATCAATACCGATAACCGAAGAGCTTGAGTATTTTCAGGAACAATTCTCTAAAGTTTTAAAATCCAATGTAGCATTAATTGATTTAATCACAAAGTATCTTCTTAAGCAAAAAGGTAAGAAGATAAGACCTATACTTGTGATTCTTTCAGCAAAGCTTGTCGGAAATGTAAACGAACGTACATACGTTGCAGCAAATCTCGTTGAGCTTCTTCACACTGCAACTTTGATACACGACGACGTTGTTGATGAAGCAAAAACAAGAAGAGGCATTGCATCGATAAATGCCGTATGGAAAAATAAAGCAGCCGTTCTGATAGGTGATTATCTGCTTTCAAGCGGATTATTGATAGCAGTCGAAGCGAAAGAGCACACTTTTTTACAATACACTTCTGAAGCCGTAAAAAGCATGAGCGAAGGCGAGCTGCTTCAAATTCAAAAAGCGCGCAACTTCGATGCAACGGAAGAAACTTACTTCAAAGTTATTAAAGATAAGACGGCATCATTATTAAAGTCATGCTGTAAAATGGGAGCGCTAAGCGCTACCTCAAATGAAGAGCATGTTGAAAGACTTGGAGTGTTTGGCGAAAATCTCGGAATAGCATTCCAGTTACAGGACGATTATTTAGATTACGCAGGAAGGAAAAAACTACTGGGTAAATCAGTCGGTAATGATTTAAAAGAAAAGAAATTTACTCTGCCTTTGATAATTTCATTGAACAACGCTCCTAAGAAAAAATCAGCGGAGATAATGAAGCTGATAAAGAGTGATTCAAAAAAGAAATTTGATATCGTACATGACTTTGTTTATGAATTTGGCGGAATGGAATACACACAGAATAAAATTAAAGAATATTCCCTGAAGGCAAAAGAAGCTATCTGCATCTTCAAAGAAACTGAGACCAAAAAATCATTATTGAAGCTTGTAGATTTCTTGGAGATAAGAGAACACTAA